The Macadamia integrifolia cultivar HAES 741 chromosome 3, SCU_Mint_v3, whole genome shotgun sequence genome segment GGATCTTTGGGTCTACCTGTAGACAATTTCAACCCCATCCGACTTTGCCGCTTAGGGATGAAATTGAAGTGTCATTATTCCTCCTTGCCCCTCTATTGAAAGAAGTCCACAATGCATTTGGCACTATTCGTAGAGTCTCATCCGACCATAAAGCCtgtggattaagagattctcccttcaccatgggtgaaaggAAGCTCGATCCTTTTATAAATAATCAACTTTAGACGATAGTTTAAAACAAAAGGCTATAACTTGGTTCTGATAGAAGTTATCAAGTTcataatatacatatataggTTGCTGCATTAACTTTGGAACCTGCAACAAATTGTTGATGCATgactaagggcctgtttgataacgtttctgccatttatgcttcaagaaacggcagaaacataaattttcgtttctaagttatgtttctggaagtcgatagtaaccagcgaaagaatggccacgagtcatttctagaaacggcctgcatcgtttcttgaatcataaatgggtagaaatttcaatttctatttctaaaaaacaagtgaaaagaaacaattttatcaaactttttgttccgttttttccgtttctgtgtccagaaacgcgtttcttgaaacgttattaAACATGCCCTAGgtctttcatatataaatacAAATTCTCTCCACAGAGTAATCAGAACAATGTGTGAGGTGGCTGAGCAGATCACCATCTCGTTAAATAGAGGATACATCAATGCCAAACGTCATGTACAAAATGACCTTTAAGAGTTCTCTCTTCGAATTGTCAATGCCTCGTCAGTGCCTTGTGCACAGTTGCCGAAGTTGTGCCATATAGGAATAACATATTCTATacccaaattcaatcatatacttttttttttgctattctATCTTAATGGATGCAACCTCTTCAAGCCGAAATTGTCACCATTAGACCAAGCTAGTGTTTGTTATTACCCTGTGTCCTTTTATTAGACATTTCCCTTGCAAATATTCAACCATGAATCTTCTTCAGTCACAAGAAGGAGAAATCCATCATTCCATAACTAATAGTACATGGGctcttctttttcctattaATATACTAAATGAAAAACATATTATAGTAGAAGAGAGACGTATACCGTCAAAGCCAAATGAGATAAGCCAAGCTATGGGATCCCAACAAAAGAACTAAACAAGAATCAAACGATGATACATCAAAAGCTAGGGAAGGAGATACCAATTAATAAATTTTGACACATAAAGAAAAGGGGAATAGAAGAAACAATCATACAAGGATGATACATTAATGATACATCAAAAGCTAGGGAAGGATATACCAATTAATAAATTGTGACACataaagaaaagagggagagaggaagcAATCATACAAGGATGATACATCAAGAAACTGATGTGGATAGAGATAAGGAGACGGTCCCAGCATGGACCAAGCTGACAATTAAATTCCCTTCTGATGATGGATCCCCATATGAAAAGGTTGATTGCCCAGATGGTCGGTCAGATCCTCTGGTCTATTGAGTAAACAATAATGCAAAAGCAATTATCAGTCTTAGGTTTGATTGGGCATTGGACTGTTTGGTTCTCATTCAATAAAAGCAATCGAGAAAAACCAACTACAgcaaaaaattgattacaacTAAGCAGAAAAGTTTATCTCAATGAACCAAATAATTAAtgctaaaaatcataaaatacaATGGTAGTTAGTATTCAGGAAATGGCATGCCTATGAATCAAGAACTTGAGCATggagaagaagcactaaaaacATTGTTATTCAAACAATCTCATCAGATCCAATTTCTCTAATTGCAGCATCAGCAGCAACAACGGAAGCATGAAAGTCAGGAGCAACCATAGTAGCCACAATTTCTGAACCACAGCTAGGAGCAACTACAGTACCAGTGCTTCTAGCAGCAAGGGAAGTATCACTCTTCGGATCAAATTCAGCTGGCCATGTCCATTCGATTTTTGTTTCCCCTAACAACAAAGTTTACAAAGGAACTTCTAGGCTTTTCTCACTCTTTCTTCACCTATTTCAGATGGATAATCTCCCTTGATCTCCTTTAGTATGGCCATTGGGAGGTCGGATAAGATAACACAGAGCATCTTTATAAGACACTTCTCCAAAGAATCAAAGAGATCCTTATCCGATTTATACTCCTGCTCTTGCTCTCGTATGAATTTACAAATGATTAAAAATTCAGTTACAATCAAACCCTTGTGCATTTTAGCCAACGAACCACCATCTTCTATATCAACAACATACCTCCAACCATCTCGACGATACTTCTCTCCTATGGCGTTGAGAGCATCCCTAAGAAGAACCCAACATGCATTCTGTTGCTCCAAATCGGATTCCTCAAAATTCTTCAATGAAGAGCAGCCCTTgaatttaggagagagaaacttagAACGGAACCAGTTGTTGGGATTGTCCCCTTGTGCCCACAAGGATTTTACTGACGTCCATCTTGTTTCATCATCCATGCTTGGATTATCAATAATCTTCTGGTAGACATAATAGATAATTTCAAATGACTCTTCTAAGCTGTTCATTAGTGATTCTCTACGGGGAGATGGCATCAATTCTGTAATTCCTGAAAGAACCAAGACTGATACACACGAAACTCTATACTGATAGCTGAGATTTTGACGATTTAAATAATGTTCCCCTGTAGCTTCTAACTTTCTTCTAAAGAGGGCACATTCTTTAGAAGCATGCTGCCATTTAGTCATTAGTTGGATGAGATAGAGTTGGATGGTCCCTCTTATATGTATTTGTCCATCTTATTACATCTTTTATGGCCATTTTCATTATCCAATTATTGTATGGGCTAGCATTCCAAAGCGATGATAATGCTTGGTTTCCCCCTATATTTGTCACCAAACAAGGCATTTCTTCAATACCCTCTATGCACTGATGGAAGATGTGAAAAAAGACTTTCATAACAGTGAATATTGGGATCCCAATGATGCTGCTACATGTATACAATACAATTTGGGTGTGTATAAGCACATCTATAATGAAGTCCCTGGCAACAAAAAGGACATTATGGAGTTTTTTGTTGGGGAACCTAAAAGATAAGGTCTTCATCAACTTCAGATATTCTAATTCTCGTTCTGGATGATAATCATTTTTGTGTGCCCAGACCTGTTCTTTCATTTTACTGTGACGGACTAATGAAAACCATCTTCGGATGATGCAAATAGTCCCCACTACAATTGTTAGAAGTTGAGCCACAATCACCACCAAAATTGACCATTTGTAGTCAGAAACACAACTGCATGATAAACTCACTTTTTTAAAGGCAAATGACCTTACCATGGCTTGTAAAACAACTACTGAAGAAAGGGTACATAATAACACAAAATTGTGATGATGTGAAGTTTCAGATGTCCATATTTGAGGGTTTCCTGAATAGTTGATTATATGGAGGTTCACTAATAGTTTCCTTAATCCTTGCTGACCCTTTGCATCATCTATAGCATGAGACATCAGACACCCTATATAAGGTCTAGAGCACTCTATTTGTCCTCTAAACCCTAGGGCAGATGACCACAGCAACAAAAGCAACACCAAGATGCAGATTATTATGATGATGTGTTCTATTGTGAAGGCAAAGATCACACCTGTGCCCATTTGTACACACACATTAACAACCATAGTAATCACCACCACCCTCAATGCTGCCAAGTTGCTGTAGCGCTAAGATGTGCCCATTTTCCCCAGGGAGGGCATAAGAAACCCAAGTGAAGTGCACAACAATGCAGTGCCAGTGAGCTTGGAGAACTGATCCTCAGCTCTAGGCATGGATGTGGTAAGATCAAGTGGTATTTTTGTGGCTACTGCTAGCACCGTAATGGTGAGTGTGCTCATAGAGAACAATTTACATGGTATATATGGATGTTTTCGAATGAATAATCCATACACCAAATCAAAAGACATGCTGAAGAAACATACCAATGTTGCAACTGCGATGTAGAGGCCAATCAAAGGAACAGGTGCAGCATACAATATGTTGTTGCCAGTTTTCCATCCACACACCCtgctcctcccatttttcttcttctccttcttccttaaACAATGGGCATTACATGTATGTAACTGAAATTGTTGAAGCAacaatcttttcttttatggttcTTCAAGTTGAGAAACCTTTACGTATGCATCCATTTTAACAGGCAGGTGGGGGCAACAGGAAAATAAAGTTTGATACTCACTTGTATATCAGAAGCCTGAATCATTGAATGGCTAAGACAAGATGTTAGCTTAGATATGCATTTAGACtagaaaattttaattcataaaataatgcaaatctTGCAATTTTAGTCTCATTAGGTCTTTTTTAGAGTGATTCTCACTTCTCAGGTCGCAGCTTTTGAAATTTAAAGGGTGACGGGTCATGATTCCTTTGTCTAAGGTAATGGAATACAGATGGAGCAAAAGTACAAGGATCATATGCTTATACAAGGAAGGAAtcccaatttttcttttttctttttttccttttccatgcaGAATCCCACCTTAGCCCTTAGGGGAGATATCCTATATTGGCTGCCAAAGGAAAGAATTAAGAAACTTCCAGAACAACAGGCTCTGGCAGTTATAGCCTGTAGGAGGAAGAGAGGTAAACAACTTTTGATTACGTGTGCTGGTCTGTAACCAGTAAATGAGGATTACAACAATTAGTGGCAATAATATGATTGCAACACTCCTACATTTCAATCAATGACGTCTCTTTCTCAATCTGCACCACAGACCACTCTTAGTATGAATTGTTGCACCTGTAACGAGTTCTACCGATTCGGGAGATCCTTTCAGCTCCACATCAAATTTCTGTAACAATTGTGCCAAAGCCACAGTTGATTCCAAGAGTGCAAATTGGTCTCCGACGCATTTACGTGGTCCCCCTCCAAAAGGTAAGAAAGCAAAATCTTATATGATCTGACAAATTCCAATGTACAAGAAATAGTGAGTAGTAAACATTTAATTGTACAAAAAGGATATTCTAGAAGAGTAAAAAATGACCTTGTTAGGGTACATTGCTCCCGGGCTCCGGCCTGGATCAAAACCTGCCCATCCTTCAATTCCTTCACTTTTAAGAACCTCTCTGGTTCAAAGTCATGGGGTTGGTCCCAAAAAAAGGGAGATATATGAAGGTTATACACCTGAACCAGAAAAGGAGTTTCAACCTTATCaaggaaggaaaaagaggaGGGGTGGAAGGGACAACAAAGGTGaaaaggaaggaaagggaaaagaaaaagcagCAGAAGCTGAAAGAACATCACGCGAGCAGAGGTGCTGTCTGGAAAGTAATCAATCACTTCTCAATGGACAGTAATAGAAGTGTATACTAAACTAAACCGGCCATACACAGATGAATGAAATCCAATTATTATCTCTATTTAAATTTCATGTGATATTCTTTCCCCTAATTGTAAggcttttttatttataaaaagaaCAGGAAAAAAGAAGGCATGACTAAACTTGAAACAGTTTCCAGTACACCTGGCTACATCTGCCACACGCATTTCAGTTACAGACATCCAATCAACATCATAGTATAGTCATGGGCTAAATTTGATACCAAAATGACTTCACATTATCATTCTTTACTAATGTCAACTAGGCTTGTGACTGGTTGAAGAACAGTGATCATTAGAAACACAAGGACAATAAACACACATGGTGAGCCCTAGGGAAATTTCAGTTTCGGGGTTGATACTAtccttcctttatttttattttttatttttttttcatttttttaataaatggtgACGGATAAGTTTGGGGCTTTGGGAACTTGTTCATAGTTTTAAATCCTAGGCCCTCCAAGGGCGTCTTTTTACTTCTCATTCCcctcttttttgttctttcagTAAATTTCCGTTTCCTGAttggaaaagagaggaaaaataaaaaaaataaagaagaaaaacatagaAATCTACCCTTTTCAGAAGATTATATACTTTTGTTCAGTTTAAGCATGCCGGTTAAGACAAATTATCTCTATTTAGGGGTTTGAAGCTACAGAAATCTCTTCATCATGTATCTTTGGCTTACATTATCACCAAACAGCAATCATAGTAGCTTATTCTGCAAACGGATTGAACCAAACTATTAATCTTGGAAAGTACAGCTCTGTTTCATGCAGGGAGAATGAAATGGATCAAAATTCCTTTAGAGCAaccttttttcattaaaaaataaaataaaattaaggatGGTGATTCTACTTCAGCAGACATGAATGGGGAGTTAAAATCAGCCATCCAGACCTAGATTTGAAAGAGGTGAGGGGTTTCAAAGATTTCAGAAATGGAATAAAACTGGAATTCTCAGGCTGGTTCTAAATACTTCTTTCCTAATAATAAACTTAATAAGAAAGAATTCAAACCTGACATAGGAACTatgaaagtaacaaaataaagtTGCCTAGTTTCCCTAATTTGAAAATtgtcataaaaaagaaaatgagacaAATCCAAATAgctaataaatgaaataaaatttcataCCAATAAGATTTAAAGTTACAAGGGTCTAATGGATGGGCTAGGCAGAACTGCTATCTCAGGTCTAACAGTTACATGCGTTAGCTCTTGCCAAGCAAGATCAGAGTCCTGGGCTCAATAAGCACTGGCTCAAACCCACTAAAGCAACCACTTCTGGTCCTTAAAAGGCAGCAATCTATAAACCATGTTTACTTGGCACAACAACTGAGGATGCGTCAATCAGGCAGAAGCTAGGATGCCCGAAGTAGAGCTCCTAAAACTGGGGGAAAAAAGGCCCTCTTAAACCCTTTTTCCATCCCAGCAAAAACTCAGGCATGGCCAGTCTGGTCAAAAGCCATCACATACCAAGTTACAGGATCTAGTACCAAAAAACCTCTAGAACAATTGCTCTGCTTGATGATCAAGTCAAAATTTTAAGGCTTAGTTGTAGCTTAGTTGTAGGCTGAAGT includes the following:
- the LOC122074670 gene encoding uncharacterized protein LOC122074670 isoform X1 → MVVNVCVQMGTGVIFAFTIEHIIIIICILVLLLLLWSSALGFRGQIECSRPYIGCLMSHAIDDAKGQQGLRKLLVNLHIINYSGNPQIWTSETSHHHNFVLLCTLSSVVVLQAMVRSFAFKKVSLSCSCVSDYKWSILVVIVAQLLTIVVGTICIIRRWFSLVRHSKMKEQVWAHKNDYHPERELEYLKLMKTLSFRFPNKKLHNVLFVARDFIIDVLIHTQIVLYTCSSIIGIPIFTVMKVFFHIFHQCIEGIEEMPCLVTNIGGNQALSSLWNASPYNNWIMKMAIKDVIRWTNTYKRDHPTLSHPTND